In the genome of Treponema pedis, one region contains:
- a CDS encoding glycosyltransferase: protein MKKGLYIVNFDHKITATEWRKDGVLKKIAGQIKAFKNAGIQIELFNVGEKKVNYFFRFFFSLFNKKQYLLGKIDNLKGLDFVYIRNFVPINIGCIFLLKYLHRMGSKIIYEFPTYPYDGEHTGFKGFFFLIIDRLFRRFLKKYVDYVSTYSDDDKIFGIPTIRMVNGIDCSDIHVIKLTENKSGLNLIAVANFNQWHGYDRLIEGLNEYCKSKLSGKVYISFVGDGPDLENYKRKVIDYDLRDFIFFHGSLSGEDLDAEFNKADLAICSLGCHRINIFKGSFLKSREYLARGLPMISSTRIDILDTSFPYIHYVPENESPIDINSIIKFYDTLILKESRSAQIKNIRCFAEKYCDIKITMQPIIQIVLSD from the coding sequence ATGAAAAAAGGTCTGTATATTGTAAATTTCGATCATAAAATTACAGCAACTGAGTGGCGGAAGGACGGTGTTTTAAAAAAGATTGCTGGACAGATAAAAGCTTTTAAGAATGCAGGAATACAGATTGAATTGTTTAATGTTGGTGAAAAAAAAGTAAACTATTTTTTTAGATTTTTTTTTAGTTTATTTAATAAAAAACAGTATCTATTAGGGAAGATAGATAATTTAAAAGGGCTTGATTTTGTTTATATAAGGAATTTTGTACCTATAAACATAGGATGTATATTTTTGTTGAAATATCTCCATAGAATGGGAAGTAAAATTATTTATGAGTTTCCGACATATCCGTATGATGGGGAACATACGGGGTTTAAAGGTTTCTTTTTTTTGATTATAGATAGATTATTTCGTAGATTCTTAAAAAAATATGTAGATTATGTTTCTACATATTCAGATGATGATAAAATTTTTGGAATACCTACAATTAGGATGGTGAACGGTATTGATTGCTCTGATATTCATGTTATAAAATTGACTGAAAATAAATCCGGTTTAAATTTAATTGCTGTAGCTAATTTTAATCAATGGCATGGGTATGATAGATTGATAGAAGGTTTGAATGAGTACTGTAAAAGTAAATTATCTGGAAAAGTTTATATCAGCTTTGTTGGTGATGGTCCTGATTTGGAAAACTATAAGAGAAAAGTTATAGATTATGACTTGAGAGATTTTATTTTTTTTCATGGTTCGTTATCGGGTGAAGATTTAGATGCGGAATTTAATAAAGCTGATTTAGCTATATGCTCGCTGGGATGTCATCGTATAAATATTTTTAAAGGCTCTTTTTTAAAAAGTCGAGAATATTTGGCTCGAGGATTACCTATGATCTCTTCAACAAGGATAGATATTTTAGATACCTCGTTTCCGTATATACATTATGTACCGGAAAATGAAAGTCCTATTGATATAAATTCCATTATTAAATTTTATGATACATTAATACTAAAAGAAAGTCGTAGTGCCCAAATTAAAAATATTAGATGCTTTGCAGAGAAGTATTGTGATATAAAAATAACTATGCAGCCTATTATTCAGATTGTTTTAAGTGATTAA
- a CDS encoding nucleotide sugar dehydrogenase has protein sequence MSNYENIVKKINDNTEVVGVIGLGYVGLPLAVSFAKKNVRVLGFEKSMKKAELVNGGKNYIGDIKDEELFSVVKETKLLSATTDFTRIKECDAVIICVPTPLDHFKKPDMKFIEQSCIDIGKNMKTGTFISLESTTYPTTTEEFMKPIIERESGLKEGKDFWLCFSPERVDPGNKDYKTDNTPKVVGALGEDAQKIAVALYGKAIQHLYPVSSPRVAEMVKILENTYRLINISLINELALLSGKMDINIWEVIDAAKTKPYGFQAFYPGPGIGGHCIPLDPFYLEHIAKGFNFDLTMINTAGNINNQMPHKMMNKIMYALNRKQKAMNGATILFLGVAYKPDIDDPRESPALLVMEECAKKKADVIYHDPYISECMDDNGKKWVGVKLTDDLLQRADCVVFTTNHSCFDVEHIVERAGLVVDLRNAVKTVHIENDKVFKL, from the coding sequence ATGAGTAATTATGAAAATATAGTAAAAAAGATAAATGATAACACCGAGGTTGTCGGAGTTATCGGTTTAGGCTATGTAGGTCTTCCGCTGGCTGTTTCCTTTGCTAAAAAGAACGTCAGAGTTCTGGGATTTGAAAAAAGTATGAAGAAAGCGGAACTTGTAAATGGCGGCAAGAATTATATAGGTGATATTAAAGATGAGGAATTGTTTTCCGTAGTAAAAGAAACAAAACTGCTTTCCGCTACTACTGACTTTACCAGGATTAAAGAGTGCGATGCTGTAATTATTTGTGTGCCTACACCGTTAGACCACTTTAAAAAGCCCGATATGAAATTTATTGAACAATCTTGTATTGACATCGGTAAGAATATGAAAACTGGAACTTTTATTTCCCTTGAAAGTACAACCTATCCTACAACAACCGAAGAATTTATGAAACCTATTATCGAAAGAGAGTCGGGATTAAAGGAAGGAAAAGATTTTTGGTTATGTTTTAGCCCTGAACGGGTTGACCCGGGTAACAAAGATTATAAAACCGATAACACTCCGAAAGTGGTAGGAGCACTGGGAGAGGATGCTCAAAAGATAGCGGTTGCTCTATATGGTAAGGCTATACAACACTTATATCCGGTATCAAGTCCCCGTGTTGCCGAGATGGTAAAGATATTGGAAAATACGTATAGGTTAATAAATATTTCACTTATAAATGAACTTGCTCTTCTTTCGGGGAAAATGGATATAAATATTTGGGAAGTAATAGATGCCGCAAAGACAAAGCCCTACGGGTTTCAGGCATTTTATCCCGGACCCGGCATAGGCGGGCATTGTATACCTCTTGATCCGTTTTATCTTGAACACATCGCAAAGGGGTTTAATTTTGATCTAACGATGATAAACACAGCGGGAAATATAAACAACCAAATGCCGCATAAGATGATGAATAAGATAATGTATGCCCTTAACCGAAAACAAAAGGCAATGAACGGAGCAACTATTTTATTTTTGGGAGTTGCATATAAACCGGATATTGATGACCCTCGTGAAAGTCCCGCCTTACTTGTAATGGAAGAGTGTGCCAAAAAGAAAGCTGATGTTATATATCATGATCCTTATATAAGTGAGTGTATGGATGATAATGGCAAGAAGTGGGTAGGGGTAAAATTAACTGATGATCTTTTACAAAGAGCGGATTGTGTTGTCTTTACGACAAATCATTCGTGTTTTGATGTTGAACATATTGTTGAAAGAGCAGGTTTGGTGGTTGATTTACGAAATGCCGTAAAAACCGTTCATATCGAAAACGATAAGGTGTTTAAGTTGTAG
- a CDS encoding N-acetyl sugar amidotransferase: MSEFKRCNRCIMDNISDTNIKFNNEGYCNYCTNAFAVKPFSYFPNSEGSKKLKELLTVLKKDGARKEYDCLMGISGGLDSSYLAYLGAVKWGLRILAVHVDDGFDTELAKDNIKHLVEKAGITLITITPDEEQFLDLTRAFFYAEVPNLAIPQDNVLFAALYDFARKKRIKYFLSGHNFSLESILQSDNTHSAYDLKHIKAIHKQFGTKPINKLPLISWQRRMIDNRLLRLKTVTPLNYIDYNKEDAIKELQEFSGFTYYEAKHLENVLTKVIQLIWFKEKFKVDKRTSHLSSLIVSEQLTRDKALEIYNRPAYDSVQMEKDISFVLNKLNISRDEFNLILKKPPKQHSDYKTSYFLDLFTNPSKLVLLRKFRRFLRKTFKSR, translated from the coding sequence ATGTCTGAATTTAAGCGTTGTAATAGATGTATTATGGATAATATATCAGATACAAATATAAAATTTAATAATGAAGGCTATTGTAATTATTGTACGAATGCATTTGCAGTAAAACCGTTCTCTTATTTTCCAAATTCTGAAGGTTCTAAGAAGTTAAAGGAGCTGCTGACTGTATTAAAGAAAGACGGTGCAAGAAAAGAATATGATTGTTTAATGGGAATATCAGGTGGACTTGACTCTTCTTATCTTGCATATCTCGGTGCCGTAAAGTGGGGATTACGTATTCTTGCTGTTCATGTTGATGACGGGTTTGATACGGAGTTGGCTAAGGATAATATTAAGCATCTTGTAGAAAAAGCCGGTATAACTCTTATTACGATAACTCCTGATGAAGAGCAATTTTTGGATTTAACACGAGCTTTTTTTTATGCAGAAGTTCCCAATTTGGCTATACCGCAAGATAATGTTCTATTTGCAGCTTTATATGATTTTGCACGGAAGAAAAGAATAAAATACTTCCTTTCCGGACACAATTTTTCATTAGAATCCATTCTCCAATCTGATAATACACATTCTGCATATGATCTTAAACATATTAAGGCAATTCATAAACAATTCGGAACTAAACCGATTAACAAATTACCGTTGATTTCTTGGCAGAGGAGAATGATTGATAATAGGCTTTTACGTTTAAAAACCGTAACACCATTGAATTATATAGATTATAATAAGGAAGATGCGATAAAAGAATTACAAGAATTTTCCGGCTTTACATATTATGAGGCAAAGCATCTTGAGAATGTGCTTACAAAGGTAATTCAACTGATTTGGTTTAAAGAAAAATTTAAAGTCGATAAGCGTACATCTCATTTATCAAGTTTGATCGTTTCAGAGCAGTTAACACGGGATAAAGCATTGGAAATATATAACAGACCCGCTTATGACAGCGTTCAAATGGAAAAAGATATTTCATTTGTTTTAAATAAACTTAATATATCAAGAGATGAGTTTAATCTGATTTTAAAAAAGCCTCCTAAACAACACTCAGATTATAAAACATCATATTTTTTAGACTTATTTACTAATCCAAGTAAACTCGTATTGCTAAGAAAATTCAGACGTTTTTTACGTAAAACTTTTAAATCAAGATAG
- a CDS encoding capsular polysaccharide synthesis protein encodes MFYFKKYGGFQYLKNLFFERLFFYAVFLFFILPKNIAGLKQFEEILSNKRLLFYKHKFKKLFKTYNFSETVKSRDNKAAKTIWFLWLQGLENAPPVVRICYNSLLSKLKDYKLILLTSENINKYAALPDYILEKWHKGFITNTHFSDILRLELLITHGGIWLDSTVLLMQDRIPKQIEDADLFYFQVLQPGYTSVNMSSWFMVSKPNNRLLCFTRECLYTYWRENNKLYNYFLLHYCIMLAAEKYPEVYENVPKYSSAPPHVLQSELFEPYNEERFAEISDMCFVQKLTYKFDYDRQNIENTFYYNILHSLCFEKLLN; translated from the coding sequence TTGTTTTATTTTAAAAAATACGGAGGATTTCAATATTTAAAGAATTTGTTTTTTGAGAGATTGTTTTTTTATGCTGTTTTTCTTTTTTTTATACTACCTAAAAATATAGCCGGATTAAAACAATTTGAAGAAATATTAAGTAATAAACGTTTATTATTTTATAAACATAAATTTAAAAAATTATTTAAAACTTATAATTTTTCCGAAACTGTTAAATCGAGAGATAATAAAGCTGCAAAAACCATCTGGTTTTTGTGGCTGCAAGGATTGGAAAACGCTCCTCCGGTTGTAAGAATATGTTATAATAGTCTATTAAGTAAGCTTAAAGATTACAAACTTATTCTTTTAACATCGGAAAATATAAATAAGTATGCAGCTTTACCTGATTATATACTTGAGAAGTGGCATAAAGGATTTATAACAAATACTCATTTTTCAGATATTTTACGTTTGGAGTTATTAATTACTCATGGCGGGATTTGGTTGGATTCTACTGTTTTACTGATGCAAGATAGAATACCTAAGCAAATTGAAGATGCTGATTTATTTTATTTCCAGGTTTTACAGCCTGGTTATACGTCTGTGAATATGTCAAGTTGGTTTATGGTTTCTAAACCTAATAACAGATTGTTATGTTTTACCCGAGAGTGTCTATATACATATTGGCGGGAAAATAATAAATTATATAATTACTTTTTATTACATTATTGCATTATGTTAGCGGCGGAAAAATATCCTGAAGTTTACGAGAATGTCCCTAAATATTCCAGTGCTCCGCCTCATGTTTTACAGTCAGAACTTTTTGAACCTTATAATGAAGAACGGTTTGCTGAAATATCGGATATGTGCTTTGTTCAAAAACTTACATATAAATTTGATTATGATAGACAGAATATTGAAAATACATTTTATTATAATATTTTGCATTCGTTGTGTTTTGAAAAGTTGCTAAATTAA
- the rfbA gene encoding glucose-1-phosphate thymidylyltransferase RfbA, translated as MKSIILAGGAGTRLYPLTKAVSKQILPMYDKPMIYYPLSVLMLAGIREVLIISTPRDIVLFKELFGSGEHLGMKFEYAVQDAPRGLADAFIVGEKFIGTDSCALVLGDNIFYGRGFSGILANAVSTINSEGGAVIFGYYVKDPTAYGVVEFDEGGKALNIEEKPKNPKSNYAVPGLYFYDNKVIEIAKNVRPSARGEIEITSVNNAYLKDGKLKVEKLGRGMAWLDTGTYDGLLEASNFIATIQKRQGMYVSCIEEIAYLKKWITQEQLFNLALEYKNEYGEYLKYIAENY; from the coding sequence ATGAAATCCATAATCCTGGCCGGAGGTGCCGGCACTCGTTTGTATCCGCTTACCAAAGCGGTATCAAAACAAATTTTACCCATGTATGATAAACCTATGATTTATTATCCGCTTTCGGTTTTAATGCTGGCTGGTATCCGCGAAGTTTTAATAATTTCAACACCGCGTGATATAGTTCTTTTTAAGGAACTGTTCGGTTCAGGTGAGCACTTGGGTATGAAATTTGAATATGCAGTGCAGGATGCGCCGCGGGGTCTTGCCGATGCTTTTATTGTCGGAGAAAAATTTATCGGAACGGATTCTTGCGCTTTGGTGTTGGGCGATAATATTTTTTACGGCAGAGGTTTTTCAGGGATATTGGCGAATGCCGTTTCTACAATAAATTCTGAAGGCGGTGCCGTTATTTTCGGTTATTATGTAAAAGACCCTACCGCGTATGGGGTGGTTGAATTCGATGAAGGCGGGAAGGCATTAAATATAGAGGAAAAACCTAAAAACCCGAAATCGAATTATGCCGTTCCCGGATTATATTTTTATGATAATAAGGTTATAGAAATTGCAAAGAATGTCAGGCCGTCTGCACGGGGCGAAATTGAAATCACTTCCGTAAATAATGCTTATCTTAAAGACGGTAAATTAAAGGTTGAAAAATTGGGCAGAGGAATGGCCTGGCTTGATACGGGTACTTATGACGGATTGTTGGAAGCTTCAAACTTTATCGCAACAATTCAAAAACGGCAGGGAATGTATGTTTCATGTATTGAAGAGATTGCATATTTAAAAAAATGGATAACACAAGAACAGCTTTTTAATTTGGCTTTAGAATATAAAAACGAATACGGCGAATACCTTAAATACATTGCGGAGAATTATTGA
- a CDS encoding acyltransferase family protein: MSIINSHNSFNFIRLVCCLIVIYEHTLVLTDIQFINLNLRGIAVSIFFVLSGFWVTKSYISSVSVKNFFIKRCKRLLPLYYGVIIVTAAGFVFFTNLSIKDYFMNTGFFKYLFANAIFLNFLAPNLPGVFGGLPINGSLWTLKLEVGFYLLLPVIVHIYNKLNTVFKKNMFLLIIYLSSFLYLFVFISVKNHYNLPPQLLHQLPAYMAYFISGMLYYFNWEFLRKHERKLFVVSLAVFGITWFIKFLLIEVLFPFALASFVMFLSVHLKIFNSIGADIDYSYSMYLLHYPIIRILDSLQYFSLKPVIAIIAVFSITFLIAFLIYRLKFFLLSLK; the protein is encoded by the coding sequence ATGTCGATTATAAACTCTCATAACTCATTTAATTTTATTCGTCTTGTCTGTTGTCTTATTGTTATATATGAACATACTCTTGTTTTAACTGATATACAGTTTATCAATTTAAATCTTCGTGGAATTGCCGTAAGTATATTTTTTGTACTGAGCGGTTTTTGGGTTACAAAAAGTTATATAAGCTCCGTATCCGTAAAGAATTTCTTTATAAAGAGGTGTAAACGCCTGTTGCCATTATATTATGGTGTAATAATAGTTACGGCAGCAGGTTTTGTTTTTTTTACTAACCTGTCAATTAAAGACTATTTTATGAATACGGGGTTTTTTAAATATCTTTTTGCAAATGCTATTTTTTTAAATTTTCTTGCGCCCAATCTTCCGGGTGTATTCGGCGGTTTGCCGATTAACGGTTCTTTATGGACATTAAAATTGGAAGTGGGGTTTTATCTTTTGTTGCCGGTTATAGTGCATATTTATAATAAACTAAATACTGTCTTTAAAAAGAATATGTTTTTATTAATAATATATCTTTCTTCATTTTTATATTTATTTGTGTTTATATCCGTTAAAAATCATTATAATTTGCCGCCCCAGCTGCTACATCAACTGCCGGCATATATGGCATATTTTATTTCCGGTATGCTATATTATTTTAATTGGGAATTCTTACGTAAACATGAGCGAAAACTTTTTGTGGTTTCTTTGGCGGTTTTCGGTATTACTTGGTTTATAAAATTTTTACTTATTGAAGTTTTGTTTCCTTTTGCTTTAGCATCATTTGTTATGTTTTTATCCGTCCATTTGAAAATATTTAATAGCATCGGTGCCGATATTGATTATTCTTACAGTATGTATTTATTGCATTATCCTATAATTAGGATTCTTGACAGTTTACAGTATTTCTCTTTAAAACCCGTAATTGCAATTATTGCCGTGTTTTCAATTACCTTCTTAATTGCTTTTTTGATTTATAGATTGAAATTTTTTTTATTAAGTTTAAAATAG
- a CDS encoding nucleotidyltransferase family protein, with the protein MNVQVLNIYKIHYSCTILDALTQLNMVSDNGMLTLFVVDDNDCVIGSLTDGDCRRALISGIALNEAVESVMHKDFTYIITGSNYSIELIKHIRQKGLKLVPYLNGDKTIRKILDFSDGKSYLPIDAVLMAGGKGERLRPLTLTTPKPLLKVGDKPIIDYNIDNLMHYGIDHIHVTVNYLAEQIEDHFSSEKNGVKINCIREGEKFLGTVGGVQYITEWYNDVILLMNSDLFTNINLEDFYLHFLKYKADMSVAAMPYNVNIPYGILELEDTRNIVGIKEKPNYYYYANAGIYLFKKELLDFIPKDRYYDATDFLMDLIKHNRKVIRFPISGYWIDIGKPADFQKIQEIAGHLKK; encoded by the coding sequence ATGAATGTACAGGTTTTGAATATTTATAAGATACATTACAGCTGTACGATTCTTGATGCTTTGACACAACTTAACATGGTTTCAGATAACGGCATGCTTACTTTATTTGTTGTTGATGACAACGATTGTGTGATAGGCTCGCTTACTGATGGAGATTGTCGTCGTGCTTTAATATCTGGTATTGCTTTGAATGAAGCGGTAGAATCGGTTATGCATAAAGATTTTACCTACATCATCACCGGCAGTAATTACTCAATAGAACTTATCAAACATATTCGTCAAAAGGGACTTAAGCTTGTACCGTATCTCAATGGAGATAAAACGATTCGAAAGATCTTAGATTTTTCCGATGGAAAATCATATTTACCGATAGATGCGGTTTTGATGGCAGGCGGAAAAGGGGAACGGCTTCGTCCGTTGACGCTTACAACGCCGAAACCGCTTTTGAAAGTAGGTGATAAACCGATTATTGATTATAATATTGATAACCTGATGCATTATGGTATTGACCATATACATGTTACGGTTAATTATTTAGCGGAACAGATTGAAGATCATTTTTCCAGTGAAAAAAACGGCGTAAAGATTAACTGTATCCGAGAGGGTGAAAAGTTTTTAGGAACCGTTGGCGGTGTTCAATATATTACTGAATGGTATAATGATGTTATTCTTTTAATGAATTCCGACCTTTTTACCAATATCAATTTAGAAGATTTTTATTTGCATTTTTTGAAGTATAAAGCGGATATGAGTGTGGCCGCTATGCCATATAATGTAAATATTCCGTACGGAATTCTTGAACTTGAGGATACACGAAATATTGTTGGAATAAAAGAAAAGCCGAATTATTATTATTATGCCAATGCAGGAATATATCTTTTCAAAAAAGAACTTCTTGATTTTATTCCTAAGGATAGGTACTATGATGCCACTGACTTTTTGATGGATTTAATTAAGCATAACCGCAAAGTTATTCGCTTTCCTATTTCTGGCTATTGGATTGATATTGGGAAACCGGCTGATTTTCAAAAAATTCAGGAAATTGCAGGACATTTAAAAAAATAG
- a CDS encoding LicD family protein produces the protein MQELSLKEIQEESLKILKLVDNICREQGFTYCLFYGTLIGAVRHNGFIPWDDDIDIAMPRNDYERLKQYFIVNKDKLMPYVYFDPDTNKDYPYMLARICNLEFKIETQNEYDSGMGVFIDIYPLDIVSNNILKRFLISLQARFFTALYVVKSRKEMLKKRKWFYTVLQYPLYFLSLFYSKGKIYKKQMILIRQSYNNKSNTLSCIVWSGDVFKYFYEKSDIEDVIDWEFEKCFFKIPRNYDKILTNDYDDYMQLPPEKDRIAHHFYKVYRKDIEK, from the coding sequence ATGCAAGAACTTTCATTGAAAGAAATACAAGAAGAATCTTTAAAAATTTTAAAATTAGTTGATAATATTTGTAGAGAACAGGGCTTTACCTATTGCTTATTTTATGGCACTCTTATAGGAGCTGTTAGACATAATGGATTTATTCCTTGGGATGATGATATTGATATTGCTATGCCCAGGAATGACTATGAAAGACTAAAACAGTATTTTATTGTTAATAAAGATAAGCTAATGCCTTATGTTTATTTTGACCCTGACACTAATAAAGATTATCCTTATATGTTAGCGCGAATTTGCAATTTGGAGTTTAAAATAGAAACTCAAAATGAATATGATTCAGGCATGGGGGTGTTTATCGATATATATCCGTTAGATATAGTAAGTAATAATATCCTAAAGCGATTTCTTATTTCTTTGCAAGCTAGATTTTTTACGGCTTTGTATGTTGTAAAATCGAGAAAAGAAATGTTAAAAAAGAGAAAATGGTTTTATACTGTTTTACAATATCCTCTTTATTTTTTGAGCTTATTTTATTCCAAGGGAAAAATTTATAAAAAGCAAATGATACTTATAAGGCAAAGTTATAATAATAAGTCCAATACTCTTTCTTGTATAGTATGGTCTGGAGATGTTTTTAAGTATTTTTATGAAAAATCCGATATAGAAGATGTAATTGATTGGGAATTTGAAAAGTGTTTTTTTAAAATACCGAGAAATTATGATAAAATATTAACAAATGATTATGATGATTATATGCAGCTGCCTCCCGAAAAAGACCGTATAGCACATCATTTTTATAAAGTTTATCGTAAGGATATTGAAAAATGA
- a CDS encoding EpsG family protein: protein MPIYVLILFFFVSAFLSCNRKYFTELSYFMILMSLLIFPILIGINSDRADFGNYLLFFQNSPVSIFSVDFFEYAREQHAELGYNYFQAVIKFFVNSATFFFIIFCFISLFIRYRHYRYFISLSDLAIVLFAFFAHEFIRKDAVQIRNGMASSIILFSLIFLFQNKRIKFLFLVFLASSFHMVALAALPLFFVKSHKIFRHNSFLLYIFVFSLIASVFFPVRKVLSMVSFVLPADVNAYLNWTDYLVPMSFTNPILLKQIIITIYVFLKRKKLFGNTFIYFLFRVYLLSTCYYLVFRDFEIISARLGSLFYAVEVPLLILIINHSNRNTIIKKSLLCLFYFMFLLINIFTYKFLGFEINIY, encoded by the coding sequence ATGCCTATTTATGTTTTAATATTATTTTTTTTTGTATCGGCTTTTTTAAGTTGTAATAGAAAGTATTTTACTGAACTATCATATTTTATGATTTTGATGTCTTTGCTTATCTTTCCGATACTTATAGGTATAAATTCAGATAGGGCGGATTTTGGAAATTATTTATTATTTTTTCAAAATTCACCCGTTTCTATTTTTTCTGTTGATTTTTTTGAGTATGCACGTGAACAACACGCCGAATTAGGTTATAATTATTTTCAAGCTGTTATAAAATTTTTTGTAAATTCTGCAACATTTTTTTTTATAATATTTTGTTTTATTAGTCTTTTTATCCGCTATAGACATTATCGTTATTTTATCTCACTATCCGATTTGGCGATAGTTTTGTTTGCTTTTTTTGCACATGAATTTATTAGAAAAGATGCTGTACAAATACGTAATGGTATGGCCTCCTCTATTATTCTTTTTTCTTTAATTTTTTTATTTCAAAATAAAAGAATTAAATTTTTGTTTCTTGTTTTTCTTGCTTCAAGTTTCCATATGGTTGCTTTAGCGGCATTACCGCTTTTTTTTGTTAAATCTCATAAAATTTTTAGACACAATAGTTTTTTATTATACATATTTGTTTTTTCTTTAATTGCCAGTGTTTTTTTTCCGGTAAGAAAGGTGTTATCTATGGTATCGTTTGTTTTGCCTGCAGATGTTAATGCTTATTTAAACTGGACTGATTATTTAGTTCCTATGTCTTTTACCAATCCTATTTTATTAAAACAGATAATAATAACTATATATGTTTTTTTAAAACGGAAAAAATTATTTGGTAATACATTTATTTATTTTTTATTCAGAGTATATTTATTAAGTACTTGCTATTATTTAGTTTTTCGAGATTTTGAAATTATTTCTGCAAGACTGGGAAGTCTTTTTTATGCTGTGGAGGTTCCGCTTTTGATTTTAATAATAAATCACTCGAATAGAAATACAATAATCAAAAAATCTTTGTTGTGTCTGTTTTATTTTATGTTTTTGTTGATAAATATTTTTACATATAAATTTTTAGGGTTTGAGATTAATATATATTGA
- the wecB gene encoding non-hydrolyzing UDP-N-acetylglucosamine 2-epimerase — protein MHILTVVGARPQFIKAAVLSRYIKENPQLGVKETLVHTGQHYDKNMSDVFFTEMDIPQPDYNLKIGSGSHGKMTGLMLEKIEGLLLNLKPDIILVYGDTNSTLAGALAASKLHIPVAHIEAGLRSFMMEMPEEQNRRLTDHLSTWLFCPTDTAVENLKKEGMINSFGKISADNKAVYKTGDIMYDASLYYRKKTADIEIPKDFILLTIHRAENTDNIERLKNIVEAVNNLSEKKFIFPIHPRTKKILSESGLSFGSNVKLIEPVGYLEMLKYEETCSAVLTDSGGVQKEAFFFQKPCITMRDSTEWIELVDSGWNILAGADTKKIITALTNIKVPDKYPELYGNGKTACRIIKLLNI, from the coding sequence ATGCACATACTAACCGTAGTAGGCGCTCGTCCGCAGTTTATAAAGGCGGCTGTTTTAAGCCGCTATATAAAAGAAAATCCTCAATTGGGAGTAAAGGAAACATTAGTTCATACCGGGCAACATTATGATAAAAATATGAGCGATGTATTTTTTACCGAGATGGATATTCCTCAGCCCGATTATAATTTGAAAATAGGCTCCGGCTCTCATGGAAAGATGACCGGTTTGATGCTTGAAAAAATAGAAGGGCTATTGTTGAATCTTAAACCGGATATAATACTTGTATATGGTGATACAAATTCCACGTTAGCGGGAGCATTAGCGGCAAGTAAACTCCATATTCCTGTTGCACATATAGAGGCGGGGCTTCGTTCTTTTATGATGGAGATGCCCGAAGAACAAAACCGCAGACTTACGGATCATCTTTCCACATGGCTTTTTTGTCCTACTGATACTGCTGTTGAAAATTTAAAAAAAGAGGGAATGATAAATTCTTTCGGAAAAATATCGGCTGATAATAAAGCCGTGTATAAAACCGGCGATATTATGTATGACGCATCTTTATATTATAGGAAGAAAACGGCCGATATTGAAATACCTAAAGATTTTATTTTACTGACTATTCATCGTGCAGAAAATACCGATAATATTGAGCGGTTGAAAAATATAGTTGAAGCGGTAAATAACCTTTCTGAAAAAAAATTTATTTTTCCGATTCATCCCAGGACGAAAAAAATATTATCCGAAAGCGGGCTTTCCTTCGGTTCTAATGTTAAGCTGATTGAACCTGTAGGTTATTTGGAGATGCTTAAATACGAAGAAACTTGTTCTGCAGTACTTACGGATTCAGGCGGTGTCCAAAAGGAAGCTTTTTTCTTTCAAAAGCCGTGCATTACAATGCGTGACAGCACTGAGTGGATTGAGCTTGTAGATTCCGGCTGGAATATTCTTGCCGGTGCGGATACAAAAAAGATTATAACCGCTCTTACAAATATTAAAGTTCCTGATAAATATCCTGAGCTTTACGGTAATGGAAAAACCGCCTGTAGGATTATAAAACTCTTAAACATATAA